One genomic region from Terriglobia bacterium encodes:
- the murD gene encoding UDP-N-acetylmuramoyl-L-alanine--D-glutamate ligase, producing MDIRGKSVLVVGLARSGVAAAHWLSDHGAVVTGTDLRGPEAFPTVVPELLNRHIGLELGPPRESTFLRQDLIVVSPGVPADLPVLNLARQKGIPVVPEIELAGWFLKGRLAGITGTNGKTTTATLLGRMLEASGLSTFVGGNIGVPLLSAVDLDPPPSIIVSELSSFQLETISSFRPHVAALLNLSPNHLDRHPSFEAYIAAKARIFRNQKHEDYAILNADDENVMKLVPSIQSQKVLFSRCRELASGVFISAGTVLYRVQNLEVGLMRTSDVRLLGAFNLENVLAASAAACVLGAEFSSIRKAVREFSGVEHRLEFVREIRGVDFYNDSKATSVDAAAKALSSFERGVHLILGGKDKGAPYGPLRSLLKDRVREILVIGAARKQIVSDLAGAVEIVEAGDLETAVRTAAERARPGDVVLLAPACSSFDQFENFEHRGRVFKELVQRLAEESSRRSSARAVLQAQVIPDRAVPRPAASAALPADPLVAKAFEKPVAEQEPIRDQEAPVSAQPERLVLTSPRELEYVFEVSAEEGSARSSRDPEEAMDDFVLSADDLTQLEAVEDEAFAYEVRPEAAMGGGSSNNTQEASARVNRARRSRPKES from the coding sequence ATGGACATTCGGGGTAAGAGTGTACTGGTGGTGGGGTTGGCCCGCAGCGGGGTGGCAGCCGCACACTGGCTGAGCGACCACGGAGCGGTGGTCACCGGGACTGACCTGCGTGGCCCTGAGGCATTTCCAACAGTTGTTCCGGAACTGCTTAACCGGCACATCGGCCTCGAACTTGGACCGCCTCGGGAATCGACTTTTCTCCGGCAGGACCTTATCGTCGTAAGCCCCGGCGTGCCGGCTGACCTTCCGGTCCTGAACCTGGCGAGGCAGAAGGGAATCCCGGTGGTTCCCGAAATTGAACTGGCTGGTTGGTTTCTCAAAGGTCGCCTGGCGGGCATTACGGGTACCAACGGCAAGACCACCACCGCGACGTTGCTCGGAAGGATGCTGGAAGCGTCGGGCCTTTCCACTTTTGTAGGCGGAAACATTGGCGTGCCCCTGCTTTCGGCAGTTGATCTTGACCCTCCACCATCCATAATAGTGTCAGAATTGAGCAGCTTTCAGCTTGAAACCATCAGCTCGTTTCGGCCGCACGTCGCCGCGCTGCTGAACTTAAGCCCGAATCATCTGGACCGACATCCGAGCTTTGAGGCGTACATCGCTGCGAAAGCCCGAATTTTCAGGAACCAGAAGCACGAAGATTACGCAATCCTGAACGCGGACGACGAAAACGTGATGAAACTGGTTCCGTCAATTCAAAGCCAGAAGGTGCTCTTCAGCCGGTGCAGGGAGCTTGCCAGCGGTGTTTTCATTTCGGCAGGGACAGTCCTTTACCGGGTGCAGAACCTGGAAGTGGGCTTGATGCGGACGAGCGACGTCCGGCTGCTAGGCGCCTTCAATTTGGAAAATGTGCTGGCTGCGTCCGCCGCCGCCTGCGTTCTGGGAGCAGAGTTCAGTTCTATCCGGAAGGCCGTCCGCGAGTTCAGCGGAGTGGAACACCGGCTGGAGTTCGTGCGCGAAATTCGGGGCGTGGACTTCTATAACGATTCCAAGGCGACGAGTGTGGATGCGGCCGCGAAGGCGCTATCAAGCTTTGAGAGAGGGGTACACCTGATTTTGGGAGGCAAGGACAAGGGTGCGCCCTATGGGCCGCTCCGGAGCTTGTTGAAGGACCGGGTCCGTGAAATTCTCGTGATTGGAGCTGCCCGGAAACAAATCGTAAGCGACCTGGCCGGCGCAGTGGAGATTGTTGAAGCCGGCGATCTGGAAACGGCAGTGAGGACGGCGGCTGAGCGCGCAAGGCCCGGTGACGTTGTGCTGCTGGCTCCCGCCTGTTCCAGCTTCGATCAGTTTGAGAATTTCGAACATCGCGGGCGGGTATTCAAGGAACTGGTCCAACGGCTGGCAGAGGAGAGCTCAAGGAGAAGCAGCGCCCGTGCAGTGCTTCAGGCGCAGGTCATTCCCGATCGCGCCGTTCCGCGTCCCGCGGCGTCTGCAGCGCTGCCGGCAGACCCGCTTGTGGCGAAGGCATTCGAAAAACCTGTGGCCGAGCAGGAGCCGATTCGCGACCAGGAAGCTCCCGTTTCCGCCCAGCCTGAGCGCCTGGTGCTGACCTCCCCTCGAGAACTGGAATACGTTTTCGAAGTGAGTGCTGAGGAAGGGTCCGCGCGAAGCTCAAGGGACCCAGAAGAAGCGATGGATGATTTCGTGCTGAGTGCGGACGACCTGACGCAGCTCGAGGCGGTCGAAGACGAGGCGTTTGCATATGAGGTCCGCCCCGAAGCCGCGATGGGTGGCGGAAGTTCGAATAACACGCAAGAAGCATCCGCCAGGGTCAATCGTGCCAGGCGATCGCGGCCTAAGGAGAGCTAG
- the mraY gene encoding phospho-N-acetylmuramoyl-pentapeptide-transferase, producing MFYYLYSKFHAQYHLLNLFHYITFRTAYASLTALFLSMFLGPYVIRKLKQFQIGQYIREDGPKAHQAKAGTPTMGGVLINLCIVIPTLLWADLSNPFVWLALGVTAAFAGIGFWDDYQKLRKRNNLGLTARTKFMLQILISFIFGMILVAMTAWGLYSTAIVFPFFKRIHPSFTIQALLHNSWSYPLAFLPFVAFAVIILVGSSNAVNLTDGLDGLAIGCIVVAASALTVLTYVSSHAVWSAYLDIEHLPQTAELTIFCGAMVGSSLGFLWYNAYPAEIFMGDVGSLSLGGAVAAVAVIIKQELLLPFIGGIFVIEALSVILQVGSYKLRRKRVFRMAPLHHHFELQGWKESKIIARFWIAALICALFALTTLKLR from the coding sequence ATGTTTTATTACCTTTACTCCAAATTTCATGCCCAATATCACCTGTTAAATCTTTTTCACTACATCACCTTTCGGACCGCATACGCCAGTCTGACCGCGCTGTTCCTTTCAATGTTCCTGGGCCCGTACGTCATCCGGAAGCTGAAGCAGTTCCAGATCGGGCAGTACATTCGGGAGGATGGGCCAAAAGCACATCAGGCCAAGGCCGGAACGCCTACGATGGGCGGTGTCCTCATCAACCTGTGCATCGTGATTCCTACCCTGCTTTGGGCCGATCTCAGCAATCCGTTCGTTTGGCTGGCGCTTGGAGTGACTGCGGCGTTTGCGGGTATCGGCTTCTGGGACGACTATCAAAAGCTTCGAAAACGGAACAATCTGGGGTTGACGGCCCGGACGAAATTCATGCTGCAAATTCTGATCAGTTTCATTTTTGGCATGATCCTGGTGGCGATGACGGCGTGGGGGCTTTATTCCACAGCCATCGTGTTTCCTTTCTTCAAGCGTATTCATCCCAGTTTCACCATTCAGGCCCTGCTGCACAATTCGTGGAGTTATCCTCTTGCCTTTCTGCCTTTCGTTGCCTTCGCCGTCATCATACTGGTGGGGTCGTCCAACGCCGTCAATTTGACGGACGGCCTCGACGGCCTGGCCATCGGCTGCATTGTTGTGGCTGCCTCGGCCCTGACGGTCCTGACCTACGTGTCCAGCCACGCTGTATGGTCGGCCTACCTTGACATCGAGCACTTGCCGCAGACCGCAGAATTGACGATTTTTTGCGGCGCGATGGTCGGCTCCAGCCTTGGCTTCCTCTGGTACAACGCGTACCCAGCCGAGATCTTTATGGGCGATGTTGGCTCGCTCTCGCTGGGAGGTGCGGTGGCCGCAGTGGCCGTCATCATTAAACAGGAACTTCTGCTGCCGTTTATCGGCGGCATCTTCGTGATTGAGGCCCTTTCGGTCATTCTACAAGTGGGATCGTATAAGCTCCGCCGGAAGCGAGTGTTCAGGATGGCGCCCTTGCACCACCACTTTGAGCTACAGGGCTGGAAAGAGTCGAAAATTATTGCGCGTTTCTGGATCGCAGCGCTTATCTGCGCCCTGTTTGCGCTGACAACTCTGAAGCTCCGGTAG